One stretch of Candidatus Bathyarchaeota archaeon DNA includes these proteins:
- a CDS encoding M20/M25/M40 family metallo-hydrolase, translating to MLDEKLVEIEREVIGDIWQSSKMRETYYYMADELGSRFAGTESEKKAIEFIVAKLRDYGYGNAHADTFAYYGWKRGPASLVITEPYDREFPVISLAMSPGGKVDAEIIDLGTGSPEEFKAVDPSEVEGKIVLCSSATSPTGIRVHRRTKYGYAVDSGAVGFIFMNHNQGQLPPTGSVRPAYRLAGEIPGIGISLEHGSHMKRLAKDRPLRARLTNQSSIIPDTESANVVCELEGSSKKDEWIVIGGHFDGHDIAQGAMDNLSGTVVIMDLARVLKRYAGVFKRSIRFICFSCEEIGVTGATNYVHKHIDEIKDISIMLNLELGGLADKDGTQHAALTLFQPVSLKKKLEEFADEIGYPMTVSTGTSAASDHWPFYMQGVPTITMGSEPSPARLIVGRGWGHTTADMMDKVDPRNLQEGVMVMARFLLRLANQEDKIADSTPLKEIIALLERNGMKKILEIQKKWHPYSTI from the coding sequence ATGTTGGACGAAAAACTAGTTGAAATAGAACGCGAAGTCATTGGGGATATATGGCAAAGCAGCAAGATGCGAGAAACTTATTACTACATGGCTGACGAGCTTGGGAGTAGGTTCGCAGGAACCGAGAGCGAGAAAAAGGCCATTGAATTCATAGTAGCTAAGCTCAGGGATTACGGATATGGGAACGCCCATGCGGATACCTTCGCGTACTATGGATGGAAGAGGGGTCCAGCCAGTCTCGTGATAACCGAACCATATGACAGAGAGTTCCCAGTGATCTCCCTCGCGATGTCCCCCGGAGGGAAAGTAGATGCAGAGATCATAGACCTAGGCACAGGAAGTCCGGAGGAGTTCAAGGCCGTTGATCCCTCAGAAGTTGAGGGAAAAATAGTGCTCTGCTCCAGCGCCACGAGCCCCACGGGGATACGGGTTCACCGAAGAACAAAGTACGGATACGCCGTTGATAGCGGGGCCGTGGGATTCATATTCATGAACCACAACCAAGGCCAGCTCCCCCCTACCGGCAGTGTGAGACCCGCTTACAGGCTGGCAGGGGAGATACCAGGCATCGGGATCAGCCTTGAGCACGGCTCTCACATGAAGAGACTGGCTAAAGACAGGCCTCTGAGGGCTAGACTCACCAATCAAAGCAGTATTATACCAGACACGGAGTCGGCAAATGTGGTCTGTGAACTTGAGGGATCATCTAAAAAAGACGAATGGATAGTTATAGGGGGCCACTTTGACGGCCACGACATAGCCCAAGGGGCTATGGACAACCTCTCTGGAACCGTGGTGATCATGGATCTTGCCAGGGTCTTGAAACGGTATGCGGGGGTATTCAAAAGGAGCATCCGCTTTATCTGCTTCTCCTGTGAGGAGATAGGGGTTACTGGTGCTACTAATTACGTCCATAAGCATATTGATGAGATTAAAGACATCTCCATAATGCTCAACCTTGAGCTCGGCGGTCTAGCAGATAAGGACGGGACCCAGCATGCCGCACTCACCCTGTTCCAACCCGTAAGCCTGAAAAAGAAACTAGAGGAGTTCGCGGATGAGATTGGCTACCCTATGACCGTTTCCACTGGGACCTCAGCGGCATCGGACCACTGGCCCTTCTACATGCAGGGTGTCCCCACGATCACAATGGGATCTGAGCCATCACCGGCTCGGCTCATCGTGGGACGAGGTTGGGGCCATACCACCGCGGATATGATGGACAAGGTGGATCCCCGCAATCTGCAGGAGGGCGTGATGGTCATGGCGAGATTCCTGCTTAGACTAGCTAATCAGGAGGATAAAATCGCGGATAGTACTCCTCTAAAGGAAATCATTGCGCTCCTCGAGAGGAATGGGATGAAGAAGATCCTTGAGATCCAGAAAAAGTGGCATCCCTACAGCACTATATAG
- the dnaK gene encoding molecular chaperone DnaK: MSETKREKIIGIDLGTTNSAAAVVMGGKPTIIPSAEGPTVAGKMFPSVVALTKEGQLLVGEPARRQAVTNAEGTVREAKRLMGTKKKITLHGKEYTPQQISGFILQKILRDAETYLGEKIAKAVITVPAHFNDNQRQATIDAGEIAGLKVTRVVNEPTAAALAYGIDKIDQEQKILVFSFGGGTNDTTVMDFGGGVFEVLSTSGDTQTGGADLDKAVMDYVIGEFKAETGIDLTGDLSAMARVKEASEKAKIELSNILTTDIELPYIAMKNGQPLNLQVTLNRAKLEQLTRPIVEKIRGPILQTIRDAKLSSQQIDKIIVFGGQTKMPLVQQFIEDVVGKKPERGLDPMECVAMGAAIQGAVLSGEISDIVLLDVTPLSLGVETLGSVMTRVIERNTTIPVKQTQTFSTAADFQTAVTIHVLQGERSMAKDNISLGRFDLTGIPPAPRGVPQVEVTFDINADGVLDVTAKDLGTGKEMSIAITASTKLSQTEKDRMIDEADQFAEQDKATKEEVEAKNTADSLIYTTEKTLSELGDKLNDEVKSGIQTAKEALQQAMESGTTVEINTRTEELRKMIQEAGASVYQQAAEQQAQQQDQADSAQQAPHQGDNQGPKTVDAEYKVVDEENKKEVP; encoded by the coding sequence ATGAGTGAAACAAAACGTGAAAAGATAATCGGAATAGACCTAGGAACTACCAACTCAGCCGCTGCTGTGGTGATGGGTGGCAAGCCCACCATCATACCCAGTGCAGAGGGCCCTACCGTGGCGGGAAAGATGTTCCCTTCAGTAGTGGCGTTGACAAAGGAGGGGCAACTCCTAGTTGGGGAGCCTGCTAGGAGGCAGGCGGTCACCAATGCCGAGGGCACAGTAAGGGAGGCGAAGCGCCTCATGGGTACCAAAAAGAAAATAACCCTCCACGGGAAGGAGTACACCCCTCAGCAGATTAGCGGGTTTATACTCCAAAAGATTCTGAGGGACGCAGAGACCTATCTGGGGGAGAAGATCGCAAAGGCTGTGATCACAGTACCAGCCCACTTTAATGATAACCAGCGCCAAGCCACAATCGACGCTGGTGAGATTGCCGGCCTTAAAGTCACTAGAGTTGTGAACGAGCCCACCGCCGCAGCCCTCGCCTATGGCATCGATAAGATCGATCAAGAGCAAAAGATTCTAGTCTTCAGCTTCGGAGGGGGCACTAACGACACGACGGTTATGGATTTCGGGGGTGGGGTCTTTGAGGTGCTCTCCACTAGCGGCGACACCCAGACTGGGGGCGCTGACCTAGATAAGGCGGTTATGGACTATGTTATTGGCGAGTTCAAGGCTGAGACCGGTATTGATCTTACCGGCGACCTGAGTGCCATGGCTAGGGTTAAGGAGGCCTCGGAAAAAGCTAAGATAGAGCTCTCTAATATCCTGACCACGGACATCGAGCTCCCCTACATCGCAATGAAAAACGGTCAGCCCCTCAATCTTCAAGTAACCCTCAACAGGGCCAAGCTGGAGCAGCTCACGAGGCCCATCGTCGAGAAGATACGAGGGCCCATTCTCCAGACCATCAGGGATGCTAAGCTTTCATCGCAGCAGATAGACAAGATCATCGTCTTCGGGGGCCAGACCAAGATGCCACTGGTCCAACAATTCATTGAGGATGTGGTGGGTAAGAAGCCGGAGAGAGGGCTAGACCCTATGGAGTGTGTAGCAATGGGGGCTGCAATCCAAGGTGCTGTCCTTTCTGGCGAGATTAGCGACATCGTCCTCCTGGACGTCACTCCTCTTAGCCTAGGTGTCGAGACTCTGGGGAGCGTCATGACCCGGGTCATAGAGAGAAATACGACCATCCCAGTGAAGCAGACACAGACTTTCAGTACGGCCGCCGACTTCCAGACTGCTGTTACTATCCACGTTCTACAGGGAGAGAGGTCCATGGCTAAGGACAATATCAGCTTGGGCCGGTTCGACCTCACAGGGATCCCACCCGCACCCCGAGGGGTCCCCCAAGTTGAGGTAACCTTCGACATTAACGCTGACGGAGTCCTCGACGTGACTGCAAAGGATCTGGGCACAGGGAAGGAAATGAGCATCGCCATCACAGCATCCACAAAGCTGAGCCAGACCGAAAAAGATAGGATGATCGATGAGGCAGATCAGTTCGCTGAGCAAGACAAAGCGACCAAAGAAGAGGTTGAGGCAAAGAACACCGCGGACTCTCTCATCTACACCACGGAGAAAACCCTTTCTGAGCTCGGAGACAAGCTCAATGATGAAGTCAAGTCGGGGATCCAAACAGCGAAAGAAGCTCTACAGCAGGCAATGGAGAGCGGGACTACCGTCGAGATCAACACTAGGACCGAAGAGCTCCGAAAAATGATTCAAGAAGCAGGGGCTTCCGTTTACCAGCAAGCAGCCGAGCAGCAAGCCCAGCAGCAGGATCAGGCCGACTCGGCTCAGCAGGCACCTCATCAGGGAGACAACCAGGGACCCAAGACAGTTGATGCCGAATACAAGGTAGTTGATGAGGAAAACAAGAAAGAGGTACCTTAG
- a CDS encoding nucleotide exchange factor GrpE: MSPRKSKTKILEERISKLEISLEDERKTSERYLSQLQYSRADLENLQKRTQKRIDEAKEKAKGHMVIELLTILDELDLAISVAETSKVDIVNGVGMVRGKLWKLLDTEGLAPIDAYGRPFDPNLHEAVLEVKTDEVENGYVVEEFRKGYKFKGRVLRASMVKVAKNSGSNDVEEEKEDE; encoded by the coding sequence ATGTCTCCGAGGAAATCCAAAACAAAGATACTAGAGGAGCGGATATCTAAGTTAGAGATCAGTCTAGAGGACGAGAGGAAGACATCGGAAAGATACCTGAGCCAGTTACAGTACTCCAGAGCAGACCTTGAAAACCTCCAGAAGAGAACCCAGAAAAGAATCGACGAGGCTAAGGAGAAGGCTAAAGGGCATATGGTTATTGAACTCCTTACGATCCTGGACGAACTAGACCTCGCAATCTCCGTCGCTGAAACCTCAAAGGTAGACATAGTTAATGGGGTCGGAATGGTCAGGGGGAAGTTATGGAAACTCCTCGACACTGAGGGTCTCGCGCCCATTGATGCTTATGGGCGGCCTTTCGACCCAAATCTCCACGAAGCGGTGCTTGAGGTGAAGACCGACGAGGTCGAGAACGGCTATGTAGTTGAGGAGTTCCGGAAGGGCTACAAGTTCAAGGGTAGAGTGCTCAGGGCAAGCATGGTGAAAGTGGCGAAAAACTCAGGCTCTAATGACGTTGAAGAGGAGAAGGAAGATGAGTGA